A single Arcobacter sp. FWKO B DNA region contains:
- the lepA gene encoding translation elongation factor 4, translated as MQKNIRNFSIIAHIDHGKSTLADRIIQECGAISDREMSAQVMDTMDIEKERGITIKAQSVRLNYVKDGQNYILNLIDTPGHVDFSYEVSRSLASSEGALLIVDSTQGVEAQTIANVYIALDNDLTLLPVVNKIDLPSADPDRVLAEVEEAIGLDCTEHNLISAKTGLGVKDLIDAIVDRVPPPNGDENAPTKALIYDSWFDNYLGALALVRVYDGSIKKGQMIKVMGTSASHQVINLMYPHPIKRYDTPEIKTGEIGIVVLGLKTVDAIAVGDTMTDSKNPTAIPIDGFEPAKSFVFAGLYPIETDKFEDLRDALGKLRLNDSSLTYEPESSHALGSGFRTGFLGMLHMEVVKERLEREFDLDLIATAPTVIYKVMMTDGTEIEIQNPSELPNPSKIDYILEPYVKSTILVPDEFLGNIIKLLNDKRGIQKKMDYLGKRVLLEYEIPLNEIVMDFYDKLKSCTKGYASFDYEPIGFRQGDLVKLDVRVAGDIVDALSIIVPQTKAQSKGRDFVKQLKELIPRQLFEVAIQASIGNTVIARETVKSMGKNVTAKCYGGDITRKRKLLEKQKEGKKRMKAIGKVDVPQEAFMAVLKID; from the coding sequence TTGCAAAAAAATATTAGAAATTTTAGTATTATCGCCCATATAGATCATGGGAAAAGTACGCTAGCTGATAGAATCATCCAAGAGTGTGGGGCTATTAGTGATAGAGAAATGTCTGCTCAAGTTATGGATACTATGGATATAGAAAAAGAACGAGGGATTACTATCAAGGCTCAAAGTGTAAGACTCAATTATGTAAAAGATGGACAAAATTATATATTAAATCTTATAGACACTCCAGGTCATGTGGATTTTAGTTATGAAGTAAGTAGAAGCTTGGCATCAAGTGAAGGGGCTTTGCTTATCGTTGATAGCACTCAAGGTGTGGAGGCTCAAACTATAGCAAATGTTTATATTGCACTTGATAATGATTTGACACTTTTACCAGTTGTAAATAAAATTGACTTACCATCAGCTGATCCAGATAGAGTTTTGGCTGAAGTTGAAGAGGCTATAGGACTTGATTGTACAGAACACAATCTAATAAGTGCAAAAACAGGTCTTGGTGTAAAAGACTTAATAGATGCTATAGTTGATCGTGTACCACCACCAAATGGTGATGAAAATGCACCTACAAAAGCACTTATCTATGATAGCTGGTTTGATAACTATCTTGGAGCACTTGCACTTGTGAGGGTATATGATGGAAGTATCAAAAAAGGGCAGATGATTAAAGTAATGGGTACTAGTGCATCACATCAAGTAATAAATCTTATGTATCCGCACCCTATCAAAAGATATGATACTCCTGAGATAAAAACTGGTGAAATAGGTATTGTGGTGCTTGGACTTAAAACTGTTGATGCTATTGCTGTTGGTGATACGATGACTGATAGTAAAAATCCTACAGCTATACCTATTGATGGGTTTGAGCCAGCAAAAAGTTTCGTATTTGCAGGACTTTATCCTATAGAAACAGATAAATTTGAAGATTTAAGAGATGCTCTTGGAAAACTTAGACTAAATGACAGTTCTTTGACTTATGAACCAGAAAGTTCACATGCTCTTGGAAGTGGATTTAGAACTGGATTTTTGGGTATGCTTCATATGGAAGTTGTAAAGGAAAGACTAGAGCGAGAATTTGACCTTGATTTGATAGCTACTGCTCCAACTGTTATATATAAAGTTATGATGACAGATGGGACTGAAATAGAGATACAAAATCCAAGCGAACTACCAAATCCAAGCAAGATAGATTATATCTTAGAGCCTTATGTAAAATCTACTATTTTGGTGCCTGATGAGTTTTTGGGAAATATTATAAAACTTCTAAATGATAAAAGAGGAATCCAAAAGAAGATGGATTATCTTGGTAAAAGGGTACTTTTAGAATATGAAATACCTCTTAATGAAATTGTTATGGATTTTTATGATAAGTTAAAAAGCTGTACTAAAGGGTATGCAAGTTTTGACTATGAACCAATAGGTTTTAGACAAGGTGACCTTGTGAAACTTGATGTTAGAGTAGCTGGGGATATAGTAGATGCACTTTCTATTATAGTTCCTCAAACTAAAGCACAAAGTAAAGGGCGTGATTTTGTAAAACAACTAAAAGAGTTAATACCAAGACAACTTTTTGAAGTAGCTATTCAAGCAAGTATTGGTAATACGGTAATAGCTAGAGAAACTGTTAAGTCTATGGGTAAAAATGTTACTGCTAAATGTTATGGTGGTGATATCACAAGAAAAAGAAAACTCTTAGAGAAACAAAAAGAGGGTAAAAAGAGAATGAAAGCTATCGGTAAGGTAGATGTACCTCAAGAAGCCTTTATGGCGGTTTTAAAGATAGACTAA
- the hisA gene encoding 1-(5-phosphoribosyl)-5-[(5-phosphoribosylamino)methylideneamino]imidazole-4-carboxamide isomerase, whose translation MDILPAIDLKDGKAVRLTKGLMDSAKIYSDEPWQVAKKFEELGSKWIHIVDLNGAFKGEPANLEQIKKIRANCNLKMELGGGIRDEETIKMYLELGVDRLILGSIAVKDPEFVKAMASKYPIAVGIDAIDGMVAVEGWAEVSTMKATDLAKEFANAGVEAIICTDISKDGMLCGVNVEFTQEIALASGVDTIASGGVKDINDIINCKNNGNISGVIVGKAFYEGTLDLGDAFKVLEE comes from the coding sequence ATGGATATATTACCAGCGATTGATTTAAAAGACGGAAAAGCAGTAAGACTAACAAAAGGGCTTATGGATAGTGCAAAAATATACTCTGATGAGCCTTGGCAAGTGGCAAAGAAGTTTGAAGAACTTGGAAGTAAATGGATACATATAGTTGACCTTAACGGTGCATTTAAAGGTGAACCAGCAAATCTTGAACAAATAAAAAAGATAAGAGCAAATTGTAACCTAAAAATGGAACTAGGTGGTGGTATAAGAGATGAAGAAACTATCAAAATGTACCTTGAACTGGGTGTAGATAGATTAATTCTTGGATCAATCGCAGTTAAGGATCCAGAATTTGTAAAAGCAATGGCTTCAAAATATCCTATAGCTGTAGGAATAGATGCAATTGATGGCATGGTTGCGGTTGAAGGATGGGCTGAAGTAAGTACAATGAAAGCTACAGATTTAGCAAAAGAGTTTGCAAATGCTGGAGTTGAGGCTATAATCTGTACTGATATTAGCAAAGATGGTATGCTTTGTGGTGTAAATGTAGAATTTACACAAGAAATTGCACTAGCATCAGGTGTAGATACAATAGCAAGTGGTGGTGTAAAAGATATCAATGATATAATTAATTGTAAAAATAATGGAAATATAAGTGGTGTGATAGTAGGAAAAGCTTTTTATGAAGGTACACTTGATTTAGGTGATGCTTTTAAAGTGTTAGAAGAGTAA
- a CDS encoding metal-dependent hydrolase — MKLLKADWLITCDEYFTIIENGCVVFGTHIIEYGEFDDIVQKYSNIQIIQTAPNSIILPGLINPHVHLEFSANKTTLKYGNFMTWLSSVIESRADLIEKADSTLIDDEIKNILFSGTTTLGAVSSYGFDIQSCLNTPLNIVYFSEIIGSNAGMIDALFSDFQARLSNALNNKSERFIPAIAIHSPYSVHPFLIRETLKLATQHNLSVTAHFLESNEEKEWLESSSGGMLDFFKNFLNQTQSITKAEEFLNQFKGIENLSFTHCCQANQEELEKIDQLGGTIIHCPVSNRFLTNTTISFDDLRHRSFALGTDGLSSNYSLSLWEEMKNALFIHKNENITELATKLLKASTRGGAKALGMDKKGKIAKDFDADIITVTLPDICDKNNVVLQMILHTKKATKVFIKGEKIV, encoded by the coding sequence ATGAAACTTTTAAAAGCGGATTGGTTAATCACTTGTGACGAGTATTTTACTATTATTGAAAATGGATGTGTTGTATTTGGTACTCATATTATAGAATATGGTGAGTTTGATGATATTGTACAAAAATATTCTAATATCCAAATAATACAAACTGCTCCAAATTCTATAATACTACCAGGGCTCATCAATCCCCATGTACATTTGGAATTTAGTGCAAATAAAACAACTTTAAAATATGGCAACTTTATGACATGGCTTAGTAGTGTCATAGAATCTAGAGCTGATTTGATAGAAAAAGCTGATAGTACATTAATAGATGATGAAATAAAAAATATTTTATTCTCTGGTACTACAACTTTAGGAGCTGTTAGTAGCTATGGATTTGATATACAAAGTTGTTTAAATACTCCTTTAAATATAGTATATTTTAGTGAGATAATAGGAAGTAATGCGGGTATGATAGATGCTCTTTTTAGTGATTTTCAAGCAAGACTATCAAATGCTTTAAACAACAAAAGTGAAAGATTTATTCCAGCAATTGCAATCCATTCTCCATATTCAGTACATCCGTTTTTAATAAGAGAAACGCTAAAACTAGCAACTCAACACAATCTAAGTGTAACAGCACATTTTCTAGAAAGTAACGAAGAAAAAGAGTGGTTAGAGAGTTCTAGCGGTGGAATGCTTGATTTTTTTAAAAACTTTTTAAATCAAACCCAAAGTATTACAAAAGCAGAAGAATTTCTAAATCAATTTAAAGGGATAGAAAATCTAAGTTTTACCCATTGTTGCCAAGCCAATCAAGAAGAATTAGAAAAGATAGATCAACTTGGTGGTACTATTATACATTGTCCTGTTTCAAATAGATTTTTAACAAATACTACAATATCTTTTGATGATTTAAGACATAGAAGTTTTGCACTTGGTACAGATGGATTGAGTTCTAATTACTCACTGTCACTTTGGGAAGAGATGAAAAATGCTTTATTTATACACAAAAATGAAAATATTACTGAACTTGCAACAAAACTTCTAAAGGCATCTACCCGTGGCGGTGCAAAAGCACTTGGTATGGATAAAAAAGGCAAAATAGCAAAAGATTTTGATGCAGATATCATAACAGTAACATTACCTGATATTTGTGATAAAAACAATGTTGTATTGCAAATGATTTTACATACAAAAAAAGCTACAAAAGTATTTATTAAAGGAGAAAAAATTGTTTAG
- the hisH gene encoding imidazole glycerol phosphate synthase subunit HisH — MTAIIDYNMGNLASVNNACIKIGKVADIIKNPELVKKYDRIILPGVGAFGDAMEHLKITGMQEAVLEFAKSGKPLIGICLGMQLLFDSSQEFGHTDGLGLISGDVVAFDKSRMNMDEHKVPHMGWNKIFHTDNKLFDGLSNPYLYFVHSYHVVTDEKYTIGKTIYGYEFVSAVNKENIYGFQPHPEKSHENGLKILDNFMKI, encoded by the coding sequence ATGACAGCAATAATTGACTATAATATGGGTAATTTAGCAAGTGTTAATAACGCTTGTATTAAGATTGGAAAAGTAGCTGATATTATCAAAAATCCTGAGCTTGTAAAAAAATATGATAGAATTATTCTTCCAGGTGTAGGGGCTTTTGGTGATGCTATGGAACACCTAAAAATAACTGGTATGCAAGAAGCAGTACTAGAATTTGCAAAAAGTGGAAAGCCATTGATTGGTATTTGTTTGGGAATGCAACTTTTGTTTGATAGTAGCCAAGAGTTTGGTCATACAGATGGATTAGGGCTTATAAGTGGAGATGTGGTTGCATTTGATAAATCAAGAATGAATATGGATGAACACAAAGTGCCACATATGGGTTGGAATAAGATATTTCATACAGACAATAAGCTTTTTGATGGTTTATCTAATCCTTATCTTTATTTTGTACACTCTTATCATGTTGTTACAGATGAGAAATACACAATAGGTAAGACAATATATGGGTATGAATTTGTAAGTGCTGTAAATAAAGAAAATATTTATGGTTTTCAGCCACATCCAGAAAAATCACACGAAAATGGACTTAAGATTTTAGATAATTTCATGAAAATTTAA
- a CDS encoding TIGR01777 family oxidoreductase: MKIAITGVSGFVGTSLKNHFLNKGYLVVDIRRGDLSSVEALKAKIDGCDVVINLAGASIIARWSDEYKKVLRSSRLDTTNLVVDAISISENKPKLLISTSAVGIFANSGTFDEENYIYSNDFLGKLCQEWESVALKAKSEDTRVAIFRFGIVLGRDGGALKQMLTPFKFGLGGTIGNGLQAFSYVHIDDLIRAYDFVIENSSLEGAFNLTAPEPTTNKGLTKALGKYLHRPTILPVPEFVLGLIFGEGARVLTDGQSVKPKRLLDSGFEFKYKNIEQAIENLVK; encoded by the coding sequence ATGAAAATAGCAATTACAGGGGTGAGTGGTTTTGTTGGTACTAGTTTGAAAAATCACTTTTTAAACAAAGGGTATTTGGTAGTTGATATTAGAAGAGGTGATTTGTCGAGCGTTGAAGCACTAAAGGCAAAAATTGATGGATGTGATGTGGTGATAAATCTTGCTGGAGCAAGTATTATTGCTAGATGGAGTGATGAATATAAAAAAGTTTTAAGAAGTAGTAGGCTTGATACTACAAATCTTGTAGTAGATGCCATAAGTATAAGTGAAAATAAGCCTAAGCTTTTGATATCAACATCTGCTGTTGGTATTTTTGCAAATAGTGGCACTTTTGATGAAGAAAATTATATTTATAGTAACGATTTTTTGGGTAAACTTTGCCAAGAGTGGGAAAGTGTAGCACTAAAAGCAAAAAGTGAAGATACAAGAGTTGCTATTTTTAGATTTGGGATAGTACTTGGGCGTGATGGCGGAGCACTAAAACAGATGCTAACACCTTTTAAATTTGGACTTGGTGGAACAATTGGAAATGGGCTTCAAGCTTTTTCATATGTGCATATAGATGATTTAATAAGAGCTTATGATTTTGTTATAGAAAATAGTTCTTTAGAAGGTGCATTCAATTTAACTGCACCAGAGCCTACAACAAATAAAGGTTTAACAAAAGCACTTGGAAAATACTTACATCGTCCTACTATACTGCCAGTACCAGAATTTGTACTTGGACTTATTTTTGGTGAGGGTGCTAGGGTATTAACAGATGGACAAAGTGTAAAACCAAAAAGACTTCTTGATAGTGGTTTTGAATTTAAGTACAAAAATATTGAACAAGCAATAGAAAATTTAGTTAAATAA
- a CDS encoding ComF family protein translates to MRCLSCQKLSFELICKECQNNLLSTSLHTREVDKDFFVYSFFNYSEISELLNAKYHFFGDNIYKILAKNSFAKFASNFTFTNQVYAISIDDMITKEFSHSAILAKHLHSNIIKPYFNVLQAKNRVSYAGKSLEFRKNNKRDFEYSGKKYISVILVDDIITTGSTMLEAKKKLEEYGCDVLMGLVLSDAKF, encoded by the coding sequence ATGAGATGTTTATCATGTCAGAAGTTGTCTTTTGAACTGATATGCAAAGAGTGCCAAAATAATCTTTTATCTACATCTTTACACACAAGAGAAGTGGATAAAGATTTTTTTGTGTATTCTTTTTTTAATTATAGTGAAATTTCAGAACTATTAAATGCTAAGTATCACTTTTTTGGTGATAATATATATAAAATTTTGGCAAAAAACTCTTTCGCTAAATTTGCTTCAAACTTTACTTTTACAAATCAAGTATATGCCATTTCAATAGATGATATGATAACAAAAGAGTTTTCTCATAGTGCTATACTTGCTAAACACTTACACTCAAACATAATAAAACCTTATTTTAATGTGCTACAAGCCAAAAATAGAGTATCATATGCTGGAAAATCATTAGAATTTAGAAAAAACAATAAAAGAGATTTTGAATATAGTGGAAAAAAATATATAAGTGTAATTTTGGTAGACGATATTATAACCACTGGTTCAACGATGCTTGAAGCTAAAAAAAAGCTTGAAGAATATGGATGTGATGTATTAATGGGACTTGTTTTAAGTGATGCAAAATTTTAA
- the aroQ gene encoding type II 3-dehydroquinate dehydratase has product MKIAVIQGPNLNMLGVREQHIYGGMTLDQIHAQLKATADQSGIELEFFQSNLEGEIVDKIQECLGTVHGIIINPAAYTHTSIAIRDALAAVNLPTVEVHISNLYKREDFRQKSLTAASSTGIISGFGPFGYHLGLIALMQVLNEIRTYQEEQSQGQEQE; this is encoded by the coding sequence ATGAAAATAGCAGTAATTCAAGGTCCAAATTTAAATATGTTAGGTGTTAGGGAACAACACATTTATGGTGGTATGACATTAGATCAAATCCACGCACAGCTTAAAGCAACAGCAGATCAAAGTGGTATAGAATTAGAATTTTTTCAAAGCAACCTAGAGGGTGAAATAGTAGATAAAATCCAAGAGTGTTTAGGTACAGTTCACGGTATCATCATCAACCCAGCTGCTTATACACATACAAGCATAGCTATAAGAGATGCTCTAGCAGCTGTAAATCTTCCAACAGTTGAAGTACATATTAGCAATCTTTACAAAAGAGAAGATTTTAGACAAAAGTCACTAACAGCTGCAAGTTCTACAGGTATAATTTCTGGTTTTGGTCCATTTGGATATCACTTAGGACTTATAGCATTAATGCAAGTTTTAAATGAAATTAGAACATATCAAGAAGAACAATCTCAAGGTCAAGAGCAAGAATAA
- a CDS encoding PIN domain-containing protein, with protein MTLVDANVIIRFLTGDNSELFEKSKIIFQKIENRQVEVVILESVLMECFFVLVKVYKLPKIEVINDLKSILSLDGVVNYDKIILFETLNILENQNIDFVDALICAKVKLQGFKVYSFDKDIDKCINK; from the coding sequence ATGACATTAGTTGATGCAAATGTGATTATTAGGTTTTTGACAGGTGATAATAGTGAGTTATTTGAAAAGTCAAAAATTATCTTCCAAAAAATAGAAAATAGACAAGTTGAAGTTGTGATTTTAGAAAGTGTCTTGATGGAGTGTTTTTTTGTGCTTGTTAAAGTTTATAAATTACCTAAAATCGAAGTAATAAATGATTTAAAGTCTATTTTGAGTTTGGATGGTGTAGTTAATTACGATAAAATCATACTTTTTGAAACATTGAATATTTTAGAAAATCAAAATATAGATTTTGTAGATGCTTTGATATGTGCTAAGGTAAAGCTTCAAGGATTTAAAGTATATAGTTTTGATAAAGATATAGACAAATGTATCAATAAATAA
- the mnmA gene encoding tRNA 2-thiouridine(34) synthase MnmA, with the protein MKVLVGLSGGVDSSMSAMMLQKMGYDVEGVYMKLHSVSEDYHKQNLEAVAKVANFLGIKYHILDIEDKFKEKVYDYFVQSYREGITPNPCVVCNRLIKFGAMVEFAKSLGMDKVATGHYAKTDGEFIYCADDATKDQSYFLAQVSKDVLPMLIFPMSSYKKEEIVSMASKMPSFKTIADKKESQEICFVPTVYTDILSKHFDTDKDGDVLKDGKVVGKHKGYMHYTIGKRRGFSVHGAHDPHFVLSTNPKDNTITVGTKEHLAVNRVVLSSLNMFVDELEFDATVKLRYRSSGVACHVKIKDDKAYVSLKEPVFGVAVGQYGVFYIGDKVVGSGEIVFN; encoded by the coding sequence CTGAAGGTTTTAGTCGGTCTTAGCGGTGGCGTGGATTCTAGTATGAGTGCTATGATGCTCCAAAAAATGGGCTATGATGTAGAGGGTGTGTATATGAAGCTTCATAGCGTAAGTGAAGATTATCATAAGCAAAACCTTGAAGCGGTGGCAAAGGTTGCTAATTTCTTAGGTATAAAATACCACATACTTGATATTGAAGATAAGTTCAAAGAAAAAGTTTATGATTATTTCGTCCAAAGCTATCGTGAGGGTATCACTCCAAATCCGTGTGTAGTGTGCAATCGACTTATTAAATTCGGTGCTATGGTGGAGTTTGCAAAGAGTCTTGGGATGGACAAAGTTGCTACTGGACACTATGCAAAGACAGATGGGGAGTTTATATATTGTGCTGATGATGCTACAAAAGACCAAAGCTATTTTCTAGCTCAAGTGAGCAAAGATGTACTTCCTATGCTTATATTTCCGATGAGTAGCTACAAAAAAGAAGAGATTGTCTCAATGGCTTCAAAAATGCCAAGCTTCAAAACAATAGCTGATAAAAAAGAGTCCCAAGAGATATGTTTCGTACCTACAGTATATACTGATATTTTGAGTAAACATTTTGACACGGACAAAGATGGTGATGTGCTAAAAGATGGCAAAGTAGTAGGTAAACATAAAGGATATATGCACTACACCATAGGAAAAAGAAGAGGTTTTAGTGTCCATGGGGCTCATGACCCACATTTTGTACTATCCACCAATCCAAAAGACAATACTATCACAGTAGGAACAAAAGAACATTTAGCAGTAAACCGTGTAGTTTTGAGTAGTCTTAATATGTTTGTAGATGAATTGGAATTTGATGCGACAGTGAAGCTAAGATACAGAAGTAGTGGAGTAGCTTGTCATGTGAAGATAAAAGATGATAAAGCATATGTTAGCCTAAAAGAGCCAGTTTTTGGAGTGGCAGTTGGGCAGTATGGGGTGTTTTATATTGGGGATAAGGTTGTGGGGTCGGGGGAAATTGTATTTAACTAA
- a CDS encoding M24 family metallopeptidase: MKNYILKDENAVYFESGFSCDNVLFLRLGSEGFFITDPRYSTEAKECVKSNIEVIEARDLHKQAREIIRKSKINKLFFNPSDLTYGDFLGLNKKLNIELTPKKEFSKQMRIIKTDEEIAILKEAVRLGREGFKTLGEVLRVGQGLSEKEIHYRAKECMSFKGEYDLSFDPITAINENAAKPHALPTAKNLKKDDLLLIDAGLKYKRYCSDRTVTLSFDDGLDIENREQKFKNKKWQEIYDIVLKAQRNAIEKARIGMRASEIDALTRSVIEKAGYGKYFVHSTGHGVGLDIHEYPTISAKSDVIIEENMVFTIEPGIYLDGDMGVRIEDMVVMRGGRAEVM; the protein is encoded by the coding sequence ATGAAAAACTATATTTTAAAAGATGAAAATGCGGTATATTTTGAGAGTGGATTTAGTTGTGATAATGTTTTATTTCTAAGACTTGGAAGTGAAGGGTTTTTTATCACAGATCCGAGATATTCAACTGAAGCAAAAGAGTGTGTCAAGAGTAACATTGAAGTAATAGAAGCTAGAGATTTACACAAACAAGCAAGGGAAATCATAAGAAAAAGTAAGATAAATAAGCTGTTTTTTAATCCATCTGATTTGACTTATGGTGATTTTTTGGGACTCAATAAAAAGCTTAATATTGAGCTAACTCCAAAAAAAGAGTTTTCAAAACAGATGCGTATTATCAAAACAGATGAAGAAATAGCTATCTTAAAAGAGGCAGTTAGACTCGGACGAGAGGGGTTTAAGACTCTTGGGGAGGTTTTGAGAGTGGGGCAAGGTTTGAGTGAAAAAGAGATACATTATAGGGCAAAAGAGTGTATGAGCTTCAAAGGTGAATATGACCTAAGCTTTGACCCAATAACAGCCATCAACGAAAACGCAGCCAAACCCCATGCTTTGCCTACAGCTAAAAACTTGAAAAAAGATGATTTACTTTTAATTGATGCTGGGCTTAAATACAAAAGATATTGTAGTGATAGAACTGTAACACTTAGCTTTGATGACGGCTTGGATATAGAAAATAGAGAACAAAAGTTCAAAAATAAAAAATGGCAAGAGATATACGATATAGTCCTAAAAGCCCAAAGAAACGCCATAGAAAAAGCCAGAATTGGGATGAGGGCAAGTGAAATAGATGCCCTTACAAGAAGTGTGATAGAAAAGGCTGGATACGGCAAATATTTCGTACACAGCACAGGACACGGAGTAGGGCTAGACATCCACGAATACCCAACAATCAGTGCAAAAAGTGATGTAATCATAGAAGAAAATATGGTATTTACCATAGAACCAGGGATTTATCTTGATGGTGATATGGGTGTAAGGATAGAGGATATGGTGGTAATGAGGGGTGGGAGAGCGGAAGTGATGTAG
- a CDS encoding ribose-phosphate pyrophosphokinase, giving the protein MDRYELVSGTANPEFAKKVASYLGKELAEVQVSRFSDGEINVNIAKSVRGDDIFIIQPTCSPANDNLMELLIIVDAFKRSSAGTINAVIPYFGYARQDRKAAPRVPITAKLVADMLETAGVDRVITIDLHAAQIQGFFSIPVDHLLGSMLFIDYIKAKNLKNPIIASPDIGGVARARSYAEKLGLDLVIVDKKREKANQCEVMNIIGEVDGKDVIMLDDMVDTAGTLVKAAEILKQRGATSVMACCTHGVLSGAAYERLNSDALDELVISDTIPLKQQHPKITVLTASVIMAETIKRIYSNESINSMFN; this is encoded by the coding sequence GTGGATAGATATGAATTGGTAAGTGGAACTGCAAACCCAGAATTTGCAAAAAAGGTGGCTAGTTATCTTGGTAAAGAACTAGCTGAAGTTCAGGTGAGTCGATTTAGTGATGGTGAGATAAATGTCAATATTGCAAAAAGTGTAAGAGGTGATGATATATTTATTATCCAACCGACCTGTTCACCAGCAAATGACAATCTTATGGAGCTTCTTATTATAGTAGATGCTTTCAAAAGAAGTAGTGCGGGGACAATAAACGCTGTAATTCCATATTTTGGATATGCAAGACAAGATAGAAAAGCAGCTCCTAGAGTGCCAATTACAGCTAAACTTGTGGCTGATATGCTAGAAACTGCTGGTGTTGATAGGGTTATTACTATTGATTTACATGCTGCTCAAATACAAGGGTTTTTCTCAATTCCTGTGGATCATTTACTTGGGAGTATGTTGTTTATTGATTATATCAAGGCAAAAAATCTTAAAAATCCTATAATTGCAAGTCCAGATATTGGTGGTGTGGCAAGAGCTAGAAGCTATGCAGAAAAACTAGGACTCGACCTTGTAATCGTAGATAAAAAAAGAGAAAAAGCAAATCAATGTGAGGTTATGAATATCATAGGTGAAGTTGATGGCAAAGATGTGATTATGCTTGATGATATGGTAGATACTGCTGGGACTTTGGTAAAAGCTGCTGAAATATTAAAGCAAAGAGGAGCAACATCTGTGATGGCTTGTTGTACTCATGGAGTTTTGAGTGGTGCAGCGTATGAAAGACTCAATAGTGATGCACTAGATGAGCTTGTAATATCAGATACGATACCACTCAAACAACAACATCCAAAAATCACAGTTCTTACAGCTTCTGTTATAATGGCTGAGACAATCAAAAGAATATATAGTAACGAGTCAATTAATTCGATGTTTAATTAA
- a CDS encoding IS30 family transposase: MKKFTQLTLKERYQIYAYIKVGYTQKEIADCLGTSQSTISRELKRNSSEGDYKPEVAEQLSFYRHKYKTKHLKLTRKVMNYIKDKLKEDWSPEQISGVMRLKKLPWVSHETIYQYIYKNKYHDGKLYLKLRHKNKKYHKRGNEYNSRGVIKNRVSIEQRPKIVEHKKRVGDFEIDTVIGKNHIGALVTIVDRASKFTLIKKVDSKKADIVSQALIDMLYPIRELTHTITSDNGKEFAYHENVSKALDAKFYFANPYHSWERGLNEHTNGLIRQYLPKQTDFTKVKRKEIREIQNRLNNRPRKSLGYKTPSEVFYAKVAKVLTA, translated from the coding sequence ATGAAGAAATTCACACAGTTAACCCTAAAAGAAAGATACCAGATATATGCTTATATTAAGGTTGGATATACTCAAAAAGAAATTGCTGATTGTTTAGGTACTTCACAATCTACAATTAGCAGAGAACTAAAAAGAAATAGTTCTGAAGGCGACTACAAACCTGAAGTTGCAGAACAGTTGAGTTTTTATAGACACAAATATAAAACCAAACATTTAAAGCTTACTAGAAAAGTTATGAACTACATCAAAGATAAGCTTAAAGAGGATTGGTCTCCTGAACAAATATCTGGAGTTATGAGATTGAAGAAACTGCCTTGGGTATCCCATGAAACTATTTATCAGTATATTTACAAGAACAAATATCATGATGGGAAACTATATCTAAAACTTAGACATAAAAATAAAAAGTATCATAAAAGAGGAAATGAATATAACTCTAGAGGAGTTATTAAAAACAGAGTATCTATTGAACAAAGACCAAAAATTGTTGAACATAAAAAAAGAGTTGGTGACTTTGAGATAGATACAGTAATAGGTAAAAATCATATTGGTGCATTAGTTACTATTGTTGATAGAGCATCAAAGTTTACATTAATCAAAAAAGTTGATTCTAAAAAAGCAGATATTGTATCTCAAGCTTTAATAGATATGCTTTATCCAATAAGAGAACTTACGCATACCATTACATCAGATAATGGCAAAGAGTTTGCATATCATGAAAATGTATCAAAAGCATTAGATGCAAAGTTTTACTTTGCAAATCCATATCACTCTTGGGAGAGAGGATTAAATGAACATACAAATGGTCTAATACGACAATATTTACCCAAACAGACAGATTTCACTAAAGTTAAAAGAAAGGAAATTAGAGAAATCCAAAACAGATTAAATAATAGACCTAGAAAATCACTTGGATATAAAACTCCATCTGAGGTTTTTTATGCTAAAGTAGCAAAAGTTTTAACAGCTTAA